From Theileria orientalis strain Shintoku DNA, chromosome 4, complete genome, the proteins below share one genomic window:
- a CDS encoding vacuolar ATP synthase subunit beta produces the protein MDKSVLSSEQAYSEMAKAAKTDFCFEPSLRYRTITGVKGPLVILDKIRLPRYSEIVRINMGDGSTRRGQILEVKGDVAVVQVFEGTSGIDNKSCTVDMTGETLKMSVSEDMLGRVFNGSGATIDSGPSILADDYVDVNGYPINPICRMHPREILETGISTIDVMNSIVLGQKIPLFSAAGLPHNEIGAQICRQARLVEGKDVVDRHPDNFAVVFAAMGVNLETANFFRQDFEQNGSMSRVVLFLNLANDPAVERIITPRYAYTAAEYLAFDREMNVFVILTDMSSYADALREVSAAREEVPGRRGYPGYMYTDLASLYERAGRITGSNGSITQFPILTMPNDDITHPIPDLTGYITEGQIFVDRTLHNKGIYPPINVLPSLSRLMKSGIGADLTREDHPSVSDQLYSDYAIGQDTRAMKAVIGEEALSSEDLLYLEFTDNFENKFLRQGQYERRTIEQSLDICWELLRTFPEDMLKKIKTDIVKKYYPRSL, from the coding sequence atggataaaTCCGTTTTAAGTTCTGAACAAGCTTATAGTGAAATGGCCAAGGCCGCTAAAACTGATTTTTGTTTTGAGCCAAGCTTAAGATATCGCACAATCACAGGTGTCAAGGGACCCTTGGTGATATTGGACAAAATAAGGTTGCCTCGTTATTCTGAAATTGTAAGAATAAATATGGGAGATGGGTCTACCCGGAGAGGCCAGATTCTCGAGGTGAAAGGGGACGTTGCCGTCGTACAGGTGTTTGAGGGAACTTCCGGCATAGACAATAAATCTTGCACAGTCGATATGACGGGGGAAACCCTGAAGATGTCGGTATCGGAGGATATGCTAGGCCGTGTTTTCAACGGAAGCGGAGCCACAATTGATTCCGGACCCTCAATTTTGGCCGACGACTACGTCGACGTCAACGGATATCCCATAAATCCAATTTGCAGGATGCACCCTCGGGAGATTCTGGAAACTGGCATTTCCACGATCGACGTGATGAATTCCATAGTGCTGGGACAGAAGATTCCGCTCTTCAGCGCAGCCGGTCTTCCGCACAACGAGATAGGAGCCCAGATTTGCAGGCAGGCGCGTCTGGTCGAGGGGAAGGACGTCGTGGACAGGCACCCGGACAACTTTGCAGTGGTGTTCGCAGCAATGGGCGTTAATCTGGAGACGGCCAACTTCTTCAGACAGGACTTTGAGCAGAACGGGTCGATGTCGAGGGTGGTGCTCTTCCTGAACCTGGCCAACGACCCGGCAGTGGAGCGCATCATCACGCCGAGGTACGCGTACACGGCGGCGGAGTACCTGGCCTTCGACCGGGAGATGAACGTCTTCGTCATCCTGACGGACATGTCCTCGTACGCTGACGCGCTCAGAGAGGTCTCCGCGGCCAGGGAGGAGGTGCCCGGGCGGAGAGGCTACCCGGGGTACATGTACACGGACCTCGCGAGCCTCTACGAGAGGGCGGGCAGGATCACGGGCTCCAACGGAAGCATCACGCAGTTCCCAATCCTCACGATGCCCAACGACGACATCACACACCCGATTCCGGACCTGACGGGGTACATCACGGAGGGCCAGATCTTCGTGGACAGGACGCTGCACAACAAGGGCATCTACCCGCCGATCAACGTGCTCCCGAGCCTCAGCAGGCTCATGAAGTCGGGCATCGGCGCCGACTTGACGCGCGAGGACCACCCGAGCGTGAGCGACCAGCTCTACTCCGACTACGCGATCGGCCAGGACACGAGGGCGATGAAGGCGGTGATAGGAGAGGAGGCGCTCTCGTCTGAGGACCTGCTATACCTGGAGTTCACGGACAACTTCGAGAACAAGTTCCTGAGGCAGGGCCAGTACGAGCGGAGGACGATAGAGCAATCCCTGGACATCTGCTGGGAGCTCCTCCGCACCTTCCCCGAGGACATGCTCAAAAAGATTAAGACTGACATCGTGAAGAAGTACTACCCGCGGTCCCTATAG